The Arachis hypogaea cultivar Tifrunner chromosome 14, arahy.Tifrunner.gnm2.J5K5, whole genome shotgun sequence genome has a segment encoding these proteins:
- the LOC140178482 gene encoding uncharacterized protein produces MDKKILKFEEEIKKIDDMVGEGVYDGTVEARRKALVTCCEKWYVRKELHWKQMLRSRHVRDIDKNTRYFHNIASARRRNNRVDALVINGRLIRNQARIKIAIRDFYKDLYHQEESPLVGFRDGLVEMISEDDALALEMQQTTEEVREAVWDCESSKAPGSDGYNMNFIKKCWDEIGS; encoded by the coding sequence tAAGAAGATTGATGATATGGTGGGCGAGGGGGTTTATGATGGAACGGTAGAGGCAAGAAGGAAAGCGCTTGTGACGTGTTGTGAGAAATGGTATGTAAGAAAAGAActacattggaagcagatgttGCGCTCAAGACATGTGAGGGACATAGATAAAAACACGAGGTATTTCCACAACATAGCCTCGGCGAGAAGGAGAAACAACAGGGTTGATGCACTGGTCATTAATGgaagattgataagaaatcaagcAAGAATTAAGATTGCGATTAGGGACTTTTACAAGGACTTATACCATCAGGAGGAGTCGCCATTGGTGGGGTTCAGAGATGGTCTGGTGGAGATGATCAGTGAGGATGATGCTTTGGCTTTGGAGATGCAACAGACTACTGAGGAGGTTAGAGAAGCAGTGTGGGATTGTGAGTCATCAAAGGCTCCCGGTAGTGACGGTTACaacatgaacttcataaagaaatGTTGGGATGAAATTGGTTCTTAA